The following are encoded together in the Acidimicrobiales bacterium genome:
- a CDS encoding Fur family transcriptional regulator, with protein MSRARSGEGDALLRRHGMQVTAQRLAVLRAVSEEPHSTADAIHLGVRAEIGAISRQAVYNALAALTDKGLLRRIQPAGSPARYETRVGDNHHHLVCRTCGRMADVDCAVGDTPCLTPADDSGYEIDEAEVVYWGRCAECAGSAVNDETGERTK; from the coding sequence GTGTCCAGGGCGAGGTCCGGCGAGGGCGATGCGCTCCTCCGCCGGCACGGCATGCAGGTGACGGCCCAGCGTCTGGCGGTCCTCCGGGCGGTGTCCGAGGAGCCGCACAGCACGGCGGACGCCATCCACCTCGGCGTGCGGGCCGAGATCGGGGCCATCTCCCGTCAGGCGGTGTACAACGCGTTGGCGGCCCTGACCGACAAGGGCCTCCTGCGGCGCATCCAGCCCGCCGGGTCGCCGGCCCGCTACGAGACGAGGGTCGGCGACAACCACCACCACCTCGTGTGCCGCACGTGCGGCCGCATGGCGGACGTCGACTGCGCGGTGGGCGACACCCCGTGCCTGACGCCCGCCGACGACTCCGGCTACGAGATCGACGAGGCCGAGGTCGTCTACTGGGGCCGCTGCGCCGAGTGCGCTGGTTCAGCAGTGAACGACGAGACAGGAGAACGAACCAAGTGA
- the pdxS gene encoding pyridoxal 5'-phosphate synthase lyase subunit PdxS — protein sequence MSEDGSPTTAAGPVTGTFRVKRGLAEMLKGGVIMDVVTPEQAKVAEDAGASAVMALERVPADIRRDGGVARMSDPEMIEGIKAAVTIPVMAKARIGHFVEAQILEALGVDYVDESEVLTPADEAHHIDKWKFTVPFVCGATNLGEALRRISEGAAMIRSKGEAGTGNIVEATKHLRSILGDLRRLTQADSAEVYDWAKQLRAPVGLVQEVAATGSLPVPLFCAGGIATPADAALVMQLGAEAVFVGSGIFKSADPPRMAKAIVEATTHFRDPHILAKVSRGLGEAMRGLEIGGLEVKLAERGW from the coding sequence ATGTCCGAGGACGGGTCGCCCACCACCGCCGCCGGCCCGGTGACCGGCACCTTCCGGGTCAAGCGGGGCCTGGCCGAGATGCTGAAGGGCGGCGTCATCATGGACGTGGTCACCCCCGAGCAGGCCAAGGTGGCCGAGGACGCGGGCGCGTCCGCCGTGATGGCCCTCGAGCGGGTGCCGGCGGACATCCGCCGCGACGGCGGCGTCGCCCGCATGAGCGACCCCGAGATGATCGAGGGCATCAAGGCCGCGGTCACCATCCCGGTCATGGCCAAGGCCCGCATCGGCCACTTCGTCGAGGCCCAGATCCTCGAGGCCCTCGGCGTCGACTACGTCGACGAGTCCGAGGTGCTCACGCCGGCCGACGAGGCCCACCACATCGACAAGTGGAAGTTCACGGTCCCGTTCGTGTGCGGGGCCACCAACCTGGGCGAGGCGCTGCGGCGCATCTCCGAAGGCGCGGCGATGATCCGCTCCAAGGGCGAGGCCGGCACCGGCAACATCGTCGAGGCCACCAAGCACCTGCGGTCGATCCTCGGCGACCTCCGCCGGCTCACCCAGGCCGACTCGGCCGAGGTGTACGACTGGGCCAAGCAGCTGCGGGCCCCGGTCGGGCTGGTGCAGGAGGTGGCGGCGACCGGCTCGCTGCCCGTCCCCCTGTTCTGCGCCGGCGGCATCGCCACCCCGGCCGACGCCGCCCTCGTCATGCAGCTCGGCGCCGAGGCCGTGTTCGTCGGCTCCGGCATCTTCAAGAGCGCGGACCCGCCCCGCATGGCCAAGGCCATCGTCGAGGCGACCACCCACTTCCGCGACCCGCACATCCTGGCCAAGGTCAGCCGCGGCCTGGGCGAGGCCATGCGGGGCCTGGAGATCGGCGGCCTCGAGGTCAAGCTGGCCGAGCGGGGCTGGTGA
- a CDS encoding YebC/PmpR family DNA-binding transcriptional regulator translates to MSGHSKWATIKHKKGAADKARGKLFAKLIRQVEVAAREGGGDPETNPSLRTMFQKARDASVPLDTIERAIKRGTGELDGVTYESVSYEGYAPNGVAVYVTTLTDNRNRTGSEIRSLFTRNGGSLAEPGAVAWQFERKGVLIVPRSVGEDDLMLAALEAGAEDIADEGDTWRVTSAPTDLAAVRSALDEAGIGYDSAELTMVPTTSVPLGTADAAKRVLRLIDALDDHDDVQEVFANFDIPDEILTDVSV, encoded by the coding sequence GTGTCCGGCCACTCGAAGTGGGCGACGATCAAGCACAAGAAGGGCGCGGCCGACAAGGCCCGCGGGAAGCTGTTCGCCAAGCTGATCCGCCAGGTCGAGGTGGCGGCCAGGGAGGGCGGCGGCGACCCCGAGACCAACCCGTCGCTGCGCACGATGTTCCAGAAGGCGAGGGACGCGTCCGTCCCCCTCGACACGATCGAGCGGGCGATCAAGCGGGGCACCGGCGAGCTCGACGGCGTCACCTACGAGTCGGTCAGCTACGAGGGCTACGCGCCGAACGGCGTCGCCGTCTACGTCACGACGCTCACCGACAACCGGAACCGCACGGGCTCGGAGATCCGCAGCCTGTTCACCCGCAACGGCGGCTCGCTGGCCGAGCCCGGGGCGGTGGCGTGGCAGTTCGAGCGCAAGGGCGTGCTGATCGTCCCCCGGTCGGTGGGGGAGGACGACCTGATGCTGGCCGCCCTCGAGGCCGGCGCCGAGGACATCGCCGACGAGGGCGACACGTGGCGGGTGACGTCGGCGCCGACCGACCTCGCCGCCGTGCGCTCGGCCCTCGACGAGGCCGGCATCGGCTACGACTCGGCCGAGCTGACGATGGTGCCGACCACGTCGGTCCCCCTCGGGACGGCCGACGCCGCCAAGCGCGTCCTCCGCCTCATCGACGCCCTGGACGACCACGACGACGTCCAAGAGGTCTTCGCCAACTTCGACATCCCCGACGAGATCCTCACCGACGTGTCCGTCTAG
- the pdxT gene encoding pyridoxal 5'-phosphate synthase glutaminase subunit PdxT, with the protein MKVGVLALQGAFAVHARALRESGADAAEVRTPADLAGVDALVLPGGESTTNSLLLESSGLFDAIAERLDGGMPAFGTCAGMILLGREVLDGRPDQRSFGAIDVAVRRNAFGRQVDSFEADLDVEGVDGGPFHAVFIRAPVIERLGDGVDVLARVGDRPVLCRQGRVLTAAFHPELTDDLRLHELFLREV; encoded by the coding sequence GTGAAGGTCGGCGTCCTCGCCCTGCAGGGCGCGTTCGCCGTCCACGCCCGGGCGCTGCGGGAGTCCGGCGCCGACGCCGCTGAGGTCCGCACCCCGGCCGACCTGGCCGGGGTCGACGCGCTCGTCCTGCCCGGCGGCGAGTCGACCACCAACTCCCTGCTGCTCGAGTCCTCCGGCCTGTTCGACGCCATCGCCGAGCGGCTCGACGGCGGCATGCCGGCGTTCGGCACCTGCGCCGGGATGATCCTCCTCGGCCGTGAGGTGCTCGACGGCCGCCCCGACCAGCGCAGCTTCGGCGCCATCGACGTCGCCGTGCGCCGCAACGCGTTCGGCCGCCAGGTCGACTCCTTCGAGGCCGACCTCGACGTGGAGGGCGTCGACGGCGGCCCGTTCCACGCGGTGTTCATCCGCGCCCCGGTCATCGAGCGGCTCGGCGACGGGGTCGACGTGCTGGCCAGGGTCGGGGACCGGCCGGTGCTGTGCCGCCAGGGGCGGGTGCTGACGGCCGCCTTCCATCCCGAGCTCACCGACGACCTTCGACTGCACGAGCTGTTCCTGAGAGAGGTGTGA